One Flavobacterium sp. 90 DNA segment encodes these proteins:
- a CDS encoding HAD family hydrolase, producing the protein MYKRVYILPLFLFLLISCKKSENVTTTTDPKDSAATVATSGDPLPSWNDGALKKDIIDYVTKVTKEGTPDFIPVEDRIATFDNDGTLWAEKPYVQELFAFYRVKKMVEANPALAQKQPFKAVVEKDKTFFEKGGDKALIELVAATHTGLTEDEFEANTKEFFAGAKYPGKDVPLKQIRYQPQLELLNYLRANGFKTYIVTGGTIELVRAISSDFYGIPKDQVVGTSFKYKYDADKNTIQREPALDHFNDKEGKPVGIQLHIGQRPVFACGNEGGAGDLAMLKYSQGSKYPSFQLIVNHNDSIREYSYQEKDNLSLNTAAKNKYHVVSMKDDWKKVFPDK; encoded by the coding sequence ATGTATAAAAGAGTATATATATTGCCCCTATTTTTATTTTTGCTGATCTCGTGCAAAAAATCTGAAAACGTTACTACAACTACTGATCCTAAAGATAGTGCAGCAACAGTTGCAACCAGCGGTGATCCGTTACCAAGCTGGAACGACGGAGCATTGAAAAAAGACATTATTGATTATGTTACTAAAGTAACAAAAGAAGGAACTCCTGATTTTATTCCGGTTGAGGATAGAATTGCCACATTTGATAATGATGGAACACTTTGGGCTGAGAAGCCTTATGTTCAGGAATTATTTGCTTTTTACAGAGTAAAAAAAATGGTTGAAGCAAATCCTGCTTTAGCTCAAAAACAACCTTTTAAAGCTGTAGTAGAAAAAGATAAAACCTTTTTTGAAAAAGGCGGAGACAAAGCTCTTATAGAATTAGTAGCTGCAACTCATACCGGTTTAACCGAAGACGAGTTTGAAGCCAATACTAAAGAGTTTTTTGCAGGTGCCAAATATCCGGGCAAAGATGTTCCTTTAAAACAAATAAGATATCAACCGCAACTTGAATTATTAAATTATTTGAGAGCAAATGGGTTCAAAACATATATTGTAACCGGCGGAACAATTGAATTAGTTCGTGCAATATCATCTGATTTTTATGGTATACCAAAGGATCAAGTGGTAGGAACTTCATTCAAATATAAATACGATGCCGATAAAAATACCATTCAAAGAGAGCCTGCTTTAGATCATTTTAATGATAAAGAAGGTAAACCTGTTGGTATACAGTTGCATATTGGTCAAAGACCTGTATTTGCATGCGGAAACGAAGGAGGAGCTGGAGATCTTGCCATGCTTAAATATTCTCAGGGTAGTAAATATCCATCTTTTCAATTGATTGTGAACCATAATGATTCCATCAGAGAATATAGTTATCAGGAAAAGGATAATTTATCACTAAATACAGCTGCTAAAAACAAGTATCATGTAGTTAGTATGAAAGACGACTGGAAAAAAGTATTTCCGGATAAATAA
- a CDS encoding DUF2252 domain-containing protein — protein sequence MTDEFKESNENRFDPAVSKANRFDQGVAIRKVTPRSVHQEWNPAENREDPVEILIKTSIGRIENLLPIRYSRMMESPFAFYRGAAAIMAADLAQTPSTGIDLQLCGDCHLMNFGGFATPERKLVFDINDFDETFPGPWEWDVKRLAASFVIAGRWRKFTNKVCKEFAWHVADSYKRHMLDYSKLSALQIWYADIDLAELIEKGEDEEIKSFQQKRIKKAAEYTAHEKEFAKMTYQEGSQARIKDDPPLIFHPSGEEGKRILKEAESIHNRYLETLSDEKKVLLSRYTLHDLAIKVVGVGSVGTLCGISLLMSATGEPIFLQFKEARQSVLEPNVKIKGKYSHQGERIVMGQKLMQSASDMFLGWTNDDHGKFFYIRQLRDAKVKPVLEIMKAKNMADYAKACGWALARAHARTGDPSVLSGYIGKSNEFANAISRFSISYANQNDSDYNRMLEAIKEGRLPISTEV from the coding sequence ATGACTGACGAGTTTAAAGAAAGCAACGAAAACAGATTTGATCCCGCGGTATCAAAAGCAAATCGTTTTGATCAGGGCGTTGCGATAAGAAAAGTTACGCCTCGTTCTGTTCATCAGGAATGGAATCCGGCAGAAAATCGTGAAGATCCCGTTGAAATTTTAATCAAAACGAGCATCGGAAGAATCGAAAATTTATTGCCTATTAGATATAGTCGAATGATGGAATCGCCTTTTGCATTTTATAGAGGAGCTGCTGCAATTATGGCCGCAGATTTAGCACAAACGCCTAGTACAGGAATCGATCTTCAGCTTTGTGGTGATTGTCATTTAATGAATTTTGGAGGATTTGCAACTCCAGAGCGCAAATTGGTCTTTGATATTAATGATTTTGATGAAACATTTCCGGGACCATGGGAATGGGATGTAAAAAGACTTGCTGCCAGTTTTGTAATTGCCGGAAGATGGAGAAAATTTACGAATAAAGTTTGTAAAGAATTCGCCTGGCATGTTGCAGACAGTTACAAGAGACATATGTTAGATTACAGCAAATTATCGGCGCTTCAAATTTGGTATGCTGATATTGATCTTGCTGAATTGATTGAAAAAGGCGAGGACGAAGAGATAAAATCGTTTCAGCAAAAACGGATAAAAAAAGCAGCAGAATATACGGCTCACGAAAAAGAGTTTGCTAAAATGACTTATCAGGAAGGTTCGCAAGCGAGAATAAAAGATGATCCTCCTTTGATTTTTCATCCTTCAGGAGAAGAAGGAAAACGAATTTTGAAAGAAGCCGAAAGCATTCATAATCGTTATCTCGAAACTTTGTCTGATGAAAAAAAAGTGCTTTTAAGCCGATATACTTTGCATGATTTGGCTATAAAAGTTGTAGGTGTGGGAAGCGTAGGAACACTATGTGGCATTAGTTTGTTAATGTCGGCAACAGGCGAACCTATTTTCTTACAGTTTAAAGAAGCAAGGCAGAGTGTGTTGGAACCTAATGTAAAAATAAAAGGAAAATATAGTCATCAGGGCGAAAGAATCGTAATGGGACAAAAATTGATGCAATCTGCATCGGATATGTTTTTAGGCTGGACAAACGATGATCATGGTAAGTTCTTTTATATCCGTCAGCTTCGGGACGCAAAAGTAAAACCGGTTCTTGAAATTATGAAGGCAAAAAATATGGCAGATTATGCAAAAGCCTGCGGATGGGCACTTGCCAGAGCACATGCTCGCACAGGAGATCCATCAGTGTTATCTGGTTACATTGGAAAAAGTAATGAATTTGCCAATGCAATTTCGAGATTTTCTATTTCGTATGCCAATCAAAATGATTCAGATTATAATAGAATGTTAGAAGCAATAAAAGAAGGGAGATTGCCTATTTCTACAGAAGTTTGA
- a CDS encoding DUF6515 family protein, with translation MKLYQPKNKISIIIIAFFAVLLMIPEDATAQRFGHFTPMRPMPRPMPTPRPMPTPRPIPPTPRPIPPGPRPIPPRPLPPPPHPYPRPYPVPFHPYPVPYPYIYHPFVPYYWGPTWFPIGFFAATLTTAAIVISVENNQYNYDDGVYYTKESNGYKVVPAPLGATISELPKGYVTINVSGTEYYYYGGAYYTKDTSKYKVVDAPVGAVVSHLPEGAEEKTIDGQKYMIYNNVYYQPISKDGQDSYVVVQGK, from the coding sequence ATGAAATTATATCAACCCAAAAATAAAATCTCAATCATAATTATTGCATTCTTTGCAGTACTGCTTATGATTCCGGAAGATGCCACAGCACAGCGTTTTGGTCATTTTACACCAATGCGTCCTATGCCGAGACCAATGCCAACTCCGCGTCCAATGCCAACACCAAGGCCGATTCCGCCAACGCCGCGTCCAATTCCGCCAGGACCAAGACCAATTCCGCCAAGGCCATTACCTCCGCCGCCACATCCATATCCAAGACCTTATCCGGTGCCATTTCATCCTTATCCGGTGCCATATCCATATATCTATCATCCGTTTGTGCCTTATTATTGGGGACCAACATGGTTTCCGATAGGATTTTTTGCCGCAACATTAACAACAGCTGCAATCGTAATTTCAGTCGAAAATAATCAGTATAACTACGATGATGGAGTTTACTATACAAAAGAATCCAATGGTTATAAAGTTGTACCTGCGCCACTTGGAGCAACAATTTCCGAATTGCCAAAAGGTTATGTGACGATTAATGTTTCAGGAACAGAATACTATTATTATGGAGGTGCTTATTATACAAAAGATACCAGTAAATATAAAGTAGTAGATGCACCAGTTGGAGCAGTTGTTTCGCATCTTCCTGAAGGAGCCGAAGAAAAAACTATTGACGGTCAAAAATACATGATTTATAATAATGTGTATTATCAGCCAATTTCTAAAGATGGACAAGACAGTTATGTTGTTGTTCAGGGAAAATAG
- a CDS encoding helix-turn-helix domain-containing protein: protein MIDILLSIFFFTATIVGFATSFMVLFSKKNYSKSFFLGMFLFSLAVVSIYNFYLSATVFKSFPDLFMITKSFVFLVAPSAFLYVRSILFSDKMFRRYDWLHFLPFMVYFSLTVFVWAGNSLGIKAVHYISDKINSPFSMLSLTVWLSYAFCQTMMILNYDLKSIKENHFSRRKVLSWIRVYNLMILFLFSALFVHYFLISKVDTIDLSCYVLISAVLVFTVGWLYFRPHIFYDTNETEDNYSFASDDLVIDKTLETCNVLPISKEITIEKKELYLEKLESIFISKELFLKKDLVIRDISDETGISVHHLSNLINSEFNLHFQDYVNLKRIEYFKEKINDPEWKDLSLEGMAWGSGFKSRTTCFRAFIKHTGKSPSEYFKVIRINPEKTNTYYFKPTSN from the coding sequence ATGATCGATATATTACTTTCAATTTTCTTTTTTACAGCAACAATAGTTGGTTTTGCAACATCGTTTATGGTTCTGTTTTCGAAAAAAAATTATTCAAAAAGTTTTTTTCTGGGGATGTTTTTGTTTAGCCTTGCGGTTGTGAGTATTTATAATTTTTATCTGTCTGCTACAGTTTTTAAGAGTTTTCCGGATCTGTTCATGATCACAAAATCATTTGTTTTTTTAGTGGCGCCTTCTGCTTTTTTATATGTTAGGAGCATCTTGTTTTCAGACAAAATGTTTCGAAGGTATGACTGGCTGCATTTTTTACCTTTCATGGTGTACTTTAGTCTGACCGTTTTTGTATGGGCAGGAAACTCTCTGGGTATTAAAGCAGTCCATTATATTTCGGATAAAATAAACAGTCCTTTTTCGATGTTAAGCTTAACAGTCTGGCTGTCCTATGCGTTTTGCCAGACAATGATGATTTTAAATTACGATTTAAAAAGTATCAAAGAAAACCACTTTAGCCGAAGAAAGGTTTTAAGTTGGATCAGAGTATATAATTTGATGATCTTGTTTTTGTTTTCAGCACTTTTTGTGCACTATTTTTTGATTAGCAAAGTAGATACTATTGATTTATCATGTTATGTTTTAATTTCGGCCGTATTGGTTTTTACAGTTGGCTGGCTCTATTTCAGACCTCATATTTTTTACGATACAAACGAGACGGAAGATAATTATAGTTTTGCTTCAGATGATTTGGTAATAGACAAAACACTTGAAACTTGTAATGTTTTGCCAATTTCAAAAGAAATAACAATAGAGAAAAAAGAACTTTATCTGGAAAAATTAGAAAGTATTTTTATTTCAAAAGAACTCTTTTTGAAAAAGGATTTAGTGATTCGCGATATATCTGATGAAACCGGAATATCAGTTCATCATCTTTCAAATTTAATCAATTCAGAATTTAATCTTCATTTTCAGGATTATGTAAATCTAAAAAGGATCGAATATTTTAAAGAAAAAATAAACGATCCAGAATGGAAGGATTTATCTTTAGAAGGCATGGCATGGGGTTCCGGATTTAAGTCGAGAACAACTTGTTTCAGAGCTTTTATAAAACATACCGGAAAATCGCCTTCTGAATACTTCAAAGTAATTAGGATTAATCCTGAGAAAACAAATACTTATTATTTTAAACCAACTTCAAATTAA
- a CDS encoding DUF2092 domain-containing protein — MGKKFLFLMGFVIITITTNGQTQRIDSTAVFLLHRAGETLQDIKACSFTAVTTYDVPNENLGLIKHAITDKVSIKFPDKMKVASTGDKGNRGFWYNGKKLNYYSFDNNTYGFTAAPGSVIETIDEVSKKFGIEFPGADFFYPTFLQDLLSEQGNLIFLGKTIVDGRECFHIAGNDKTKSFQFWIGSDDLFLPVKMVIIYTSDKDKPQYEALYKDWTINNDYPDSMFEFTTPPKATIVKLAPRENTK, encoded by the coding sequence ATGGGTAAAAAGTTTTTGTTTTTGATGGGCTTTGTGATTATTACAATCACAACAAATGGCCAGACACAGCGTATAGATTCTACGGCTGTTTTTCTATTACATCGGGCTGGTGAAACTTTGCAGGATATTAAAGCGTGTAGTTTTACAGCGGTTACAACTTATGATGTTCCAAATGAAAATTTGGGGCTTATAAAACATGCAATAACAGACAAGGTTTCGATTAAATTTCCAGATAAAATGAAGGTTGCTTCTACAGGAGATAAAGGAAATCGAGGTTTTTGGTACAACGGAAAAAAACTAAATTATTATTCATTTGATAATAATACCTATGGTTTTACTGCAGCTCCGGGTTCTGTAATCGAAACTATTGATGAGGTGAGTAAAAAATTTGGAATTGAATTTCCCGGTGCCGATTTTTTCTATCCCACATTTTTGCAGGATCTTCTTTCAGAACAAGGCAATTTGATTTTTTTAGGAAAAACGATAGTCGATGGGCGTGAGTGTTTTCATATTGCAGGAAATGATAAAACAAAGAGTTTTCAATTCTGGATTGGAAGCGATGATTTGTTTCTGCCGGTAAAAATGGTAATCATTTATACCTCTGATAAAGACAAACCACAATATGAAGCCCTCTATAAAGATTGGACCATAAATAATGATTATCCGGATTCAATGTTTGAATTTACGACGCCGCCAAAAGCTACAATAGTGAAGTTAGCGCCTAGAGAAAACACTAAATAA
- a CDS encoding DUF4136 domain-containing protein, with protein MNIKRKNLRIIPMLLLGLFYSCAPTVKVTNDYDHSANFSEYKTFAVYDLKAQEGQVNQLNVDRITKAIRAELISKGFTEATNNPDLKVNAVSILKNKTSVSSNTDFYGYGGMYRPYGYWGGGAMMGGANTTYNTYDYVDGSLIIDIVSTKTQKLVWQGIGNAEIDSKPDNPEEFIANSIKKILAGFPPGLAKK; from the coding sequence ATGAATATTAAAAGAAAGAATCTTCGCATTATCCCAATGTTGTTGTTGGGTCTTTTTTACAGTTGTGCTCCAACCGTAAAAGTTACAAATGATTACGACCACAGTGCTAATTTTAGCGAATACAAAACTTTTGCAGTTTATGATTTAAAAGCGCAAGAAGGTCAGGTAAATCAATTAAATGTTGATCGAATTACAAAAGCAATCCGCGCGGAACTTATTAGTAAAGGTTTTACCGAAGCGACTAATAATCCGGATTTAAAAGTAAACGCAGTATCTATTTTAAAAAATAAAACATCAGTATCATCAAACACTGACTTCTATGGCTATGGAGGAATGTATCGTCCATACGGATATTGGGGCGGCGGTGCTATGATGGGAGGAGCAAACACAACATATAATACTTATGATTATGTTGATGGCTCTCTGATAATTGATATTGTATCTACAAAAACTCAAAAATTAGTGTGGCAAGGAATTGGGAATGCAGAAATAGACAGCAAACCAGATAATCCAGAAGAATTTATTGCTAATTCAATCAAAAAAATACTTGCAGGTTTTCCTCCGGGATTGGCAAAAAAATAG
- a CDS encoding DUF1254 domain-containing protein yields MKLKIALIVFISFLVSCTKSTTNNETTTTTDAEQESTFKPANLEEQIIYNRAVEAVIWGIPAVNFELLNESLKKAKGDFNQIVFWSGLINSKNQTLTPNPDVIYINPLYDTRKGPVVLEIPPAEGVSSLTGSLDDGWQTAIEDIGPAGVDKGKGGKYIILPPDYKDKVPQGYIPMPSSTYTGFAILRSNLTDGSTADLKRATDYGKKIKIYPYSQASNPPATKFTDLLEVDFSNTIPYNFHFFETLNEFVQREPWLTRDLVMIDFLKTIGIEKGKPFEADARRKEILNAAIKDAHTWVDKQYENIFKPPYYDNTNWALPASPDVVKAIMSNYQAPNIYPVSERAISYSMAYFSAKHLGTGQFYLMSIKDDKGQSFDGSKTYQLHLPANVPVKLYWSVTAYDRETHALIKGMKYFSRASTTPGLQKNSDGSVDIYFGAKAPSGKESNWVPTDPKGKFELLARFYGPEKGFFDKTWKMGDVSEVK; encoded by the coding sequence ATGAAATTAAAAATTGCATTAATTGTATTTATTAGCTTTTTAGTTAGTTGTACAAAGTCTACGACAAACAATGAAACAACGACCACTACTGACGCTGAACAAGAATCTACTTTTAAACCTGCAAATTTAGAAGAACAAATTATATATAATCGTGCTGTTGAAGCTGTAATTTGGGGAATTCCTGCGGTAAATTTTGAATTGCTTAATGAGAGTTTGAAAAAGGCAAAAGGCGATTTTAATCAAATTGTATTTTGGTCCGGATTAATTAATTCTAAAAATCAAACTCTAACACCAAATCCTGATGTTATTTATATAAATCCATTATATGATACCAGAAAAGGACCGGTTGTATTAGAAATTCCACCTGCTGAAGGAGTCTCTTCGTTAACAGGAAGTCTCGATGACGGATGGCAGACAGCTATAGAAGATATTGGTCCTGCGGGAGTAGATAAAGGAAAAGGAGGGAAATATATTATTCTGCCACCTGATTATAAAGATAAAGTGCCACAAGGTTATATTCCAATGCCTTCGTCTACTTATACAGGTTTTGCAATACTTCGCTCAAATCTTACAGATGGAAGCACTGCTGATTTAAAAAGAGCAACAGATTATGGTAAAAAGATAAAAATTTATCCATATTCTCAAGCTTCAAATCCACCGGCCACAAAGTTTACGGATTTACTTGAAGTAGATTTCAGCAATACAATTCCATATAATTTTCATTTTTTCGAAACTCTTAATGAATTTGTACAACGTGAGCCTTGGTTAACGCGAGACTTAGTTATGATTGATTTTCTAAAAACAATTGGCATTGAAAAAGGAAAACCATTTGAAGCAGATGCCAGACGAAAAGAAATACTTAATGCGGCCATAAAAGATGCTCACACGTGGGTAGATAAACAATATGAAAATATTTTTAAACCGCCATATTACGATAATACAAACTGGGCATTGCCAGCATCTCCGGATGTGGTAAAAGCAATAATGTCAAATTATCAGGCTCCTAATATCTATCCGGTAAGCGAGAGAGCAATAAGTTATTCTATGGCTTATTTCAGTGCAAAACACCTAGGTACAGGACAATTTTATTTAATGTCTATTAAAGATGATAAAGGCCAGTCATTTGATGGATCCAAGACATACCAATTGCATCTACCGGCAAATGTACCTGTCAAATTATATTGGTCAGTAACGGCTTATGACAGAGAAACCCATGCTTTGATTAAAGGTATGAAATATTTCAGTCGTGCGTCTACAACACCGGGACTTCAGAAAAACAGTGATGGTTCTGTAGATATTTATTTTGGGGCAAAAGCTCCATCAGGAAAAGAATCAAATTGGGTGCCAACAGATCCTAAAGGTAAATTTGAGTTACTCGCACGATTTTATGGACCAGAAAAAGGATTTTTTGATAAAACCTGGAAAATGGGAGATGTTAGTGAGGTGAAATAA